The sequence TCTTAACTTCTTAGGGGCCTGCATCCCCTTACACGTCAAGCACTTACAAGAACCACTGTGCCCTGACTGTGCCCTGTGCTGTGCCCTGTGCTGTGCCCTTAACTGTGCCCTCTTCGCCTGCCTCGCCGTTGTAAAGTGCCCAATTTACAATAGTTATCACGGTCCGACGGTGTGCCTTTTGCTGTGCCAAAATTGTCCCGTTTCTTCGAAGTTTCTCCAAGCTTCCCCTCAGCTCTTTGACGGAAAGCCCGTGGGCCGTGGCATACGAACGGAGCGTGATACTCAATTGCCCCGGTTCAAGGAAGTCGCCATTCACTCGTCTGGGTTTCCATTCGGCTTCCAGTAGCAGGCAGCAGAAAAGGCCGAAGAGCCGGAGCCCACCAACCCGGAGAATGTCGGAGTCCAGGGCACACCGATAAAGCCGAACCCAACCGCCGGCTACCTCTGCCCCCCCCGTCTCGCGGGGCTCCTCGGGGGGGAGGGCGTCCTTTTTTGGAGGTTGCAACGCTTGAAAGGGCACACCGCGCGGGGCGAGGGGTGAAGTCTGCTTCCGGCTCCCGCCCTTGCCGGATGCTGGCGTGGTTCCCGGTGAAGATAGCGCCGGGGTCGTCGGCAGGGGCTCCGGCGTGGGCACCGTTTCATGCCCCCCCGCCACGGCCTCCTCGAGGAGTTGCCCCGCTCTCCAAATGGGATCGTCCAGAATCCCGAGTCGAACCTCCTCTTCCCAGGTCTCCAGGGCGGCCTGTGCCTGGTCGGTCGTCAGCCCCTGCCGGAGCAAAAGCTCCTCTTGGAACCGCGGGAGGCCATGCCCCTCGTAGACGAACCGCGCGAGGATGGCCCGGACTTCCTCGCTCACACCTGGGCCCCCAGGCTTTCCAGGTTTGACGTGACCGCGAAGGCCCATAGGAGGGCCTCATTCAGGTCCGGCGGCTGGGCCCCCAGCAAATCGGGGACTTTCTCGGCAAGGCGCCGAGTTTTCTCGATCCATTCCTCTCGGGTGCCCTCACGAGCCGACTCGGGAGACGGCGGGGCAGGATCAGATTTCGCCGGGGCTTCTTGAATCGTCTTGGCAATCGTGGGCAGGAGGTCCTTCACGCCTCCGAGGTCCCCGCGTCGGGCGAGACTCGCTATCTCGTACCCAAACCGCTCCACCCGCGCGCACACCAGGAGGGCCGCCTCCTCGTCCTGGGCCTGGTTTTTCGTGGCGGGCAGGCCCTTCAGGTTGTGGGCGCCCATGTTCACCCCCTCCCGCTCGGGGCGGGCGGTTCGAGGGGCGGTTGTGTTCGGGCGTCAATGAGCCGTTCGAGATCGCTCCGGCGGAATCGGAGCCGGCGGCCGATCTTGATGGAGGGAAGCTGCCTCCGCTGGTGTGCGGCGTACAAGGCCGCAACACTGAGCCGCAGGAACCCTGCCGCCTCTTCAGGTGTTAAGAGACTGTCTTTGCTTTCCATTTCTTGCCGTCCTCCTGGGCCGCCCGCCGCGCCTCGGTGGCGCGGTCCGGTGCCCCTCGGGGACACAGTAGGCCCGCGTGGACAAGCGCAACGGGCGCGTGGATTACTCTTGTATTTAAATGGTTTTTCTCGTGTTCCGCGGGTCGTCAGCGTCCGAAGGGGGGCGGATCTATACGGGTCATTTGTCCGCTTTTTCTCTTGAGGCGACGGAAGAGCCTTCCGTGGGAGTCTTTCCGGATGGCGAGGGTTTTGGATCCGCGCCAAAGCGTGACCACCCCGTCCTTTTCCCCGTGATGGAGGACGCCCCACGAGTCAAGATATTCCTTGATCCAGGCGGCGGGTTCGCACAGGGCCCCCCAGTAAGCGGCGAAGCTCGCATCCTTCTGCCGCTGCAAGTATTGGGCGATGAGCTTCGACTTGATGGACGGGGTTCGCGTGTCCTCGGGGGAGCGATTCCCTGCCTCCTTCCTCGACAGGATACCCGCGGCCACGCGTCCGAATGCCCAACCCAGAGCCACTCCGGCGGCGAAGGCCTCGGGGCCCGGGCATTGCGAAAGGCGCTCCTGCAGGACCTGCCACTTCTCGCACCAAGTGGCCCCAGGGAGGGCGGAGGGGAAGATGCCGCCCAGGGCGGGGGCCACTTGGAGGGAGGCCAGGCCAAAGGTGCGGCGGATCAGTTCCTCTTGATCCTGAGACTGAAGGTCTTGAATGAAATCCTGGATCCGGTGAGGAAGCGCGTCTTCTATCCCGGGCGGTTTCCCGGGGGAGCGGTCTACATTAACGCCGAGACGTTCCAAGGCGTCGAGAAGGTCGTCTCTCCGGCGTTCGTCCTCGGGGGTGGGCTCCTCCGACATGAAGTGCTTCTTCGCCATTCCCGGCGCTCCTTCCGGGCCTCCGAAGGTGAGGGGCAGGGGGGCAGCCCGTCGGAGCCGCGGGCCCGGTCCGGGGATCAGCCGAACCGTTGCCCCCCTGGGTTACGGATTCAACGTAGTGAAATCGTCCTCACGGTTCAACCTCGCTCCACCGACGCCCACAATCGGGCGCTCAGCCTACGGAGCCGGGACGCGCGGGCTTCATCGGACTCGCCGGCGGCTTCGGCGTCCAGCAAGGCGGACAGGTCGCGGGCTTGGTCT is a genomic window of Acidobacteriota bacterium containing:
- a CDS encoding helix-turn-helix domain-containing protein: MESKDSLLTPEEAAGFLRLSVAALYAAHQRRQLPSIKIGRRLRFRRSDLERLIDARTQPPLEPPAPSGRG